The following coding sequences lie in one Musa acuminata AAA Group cultivar baxijiao chromosome BXJ1-8, Cavendish_Baxijiao_AAA, whole genome shotgun sequence genomic window:
- the LOC135589077 gene encoding uncharacterized protein LOC135589077: MNAFAAACDEMRPAFPVADRKTPVFCPKPRRLSPLAGIAEPARPPRWHSSHQADFLDSKAGADLLDIFLAKGGEEDQVASSPPFFCGSPPSRAANPVVHDARFGEDGMPASFVPLPLTQSGPPISPKQGCAHAKFGLLPAAVRIEGFDCLSRDRRSCSGITAVA, from the exons ATGAACGCTTTCGCTGCCGCCTGCGATGAGATGAGGCCAGCCTTCCCCGTCGCGGATAGGAAGACCCCTGTCTTCTGCCCCAAGCCGCGCCGGCTCAGCCCGCTTGCCGGCATCGCTGAACCGGCCCGACCTCCCCGTTGGCATTCGAG TCATCAAGCAGATTTCTTGGATTCGAAGGCCGGGGCGGATCTGTTAGACATATTTCTCGCAAAG GGTGGAGAAGAAGATCAAGTAGCTTCGTCGCCGCCATTCTTCTGCGGCTCGCCGCCAAGCCGTGCGGCCAACCCGGTCGTCCACGACGCACGGTTCGGGGAAGACGGCATGCCGGCATCCTTCGTCCCTTTACCACTAACCCAATCCGGCCCACCCATCTCCCCCAAGCAAGGCTGCGCTCATGCCAAGTTCGGCCTCTTGCCGGCGGCCGTGCGGATCGAGGGTTTTGATTGCCTCAGCCGCGACCGCCGGAGCTGCAGCGGCATCACTGCTGTGGCCTAA